The sequence TTATATATTATTTCTCTTATTTCAGTTCTCTTTTTTTCCTGTACAAATGATACAGAAGAAATAATTCCAGAACCTATTGTATCGAAAATAAATAGCGAAGTACCTCGTCCTGTAATTCCTGAAATTAAGGATAGCGAACCAACTTCTAAATTTAATGCAAATGAATATAGACTTCAAAGAATTGAATCTATACACTTAGGTGTAAATATTTCTTTTGAATATGATTCTGACCATAGAGTTATTGGTGGAGTTATTGAAGGAAATAATTATAATATCACTTATGATAATTTTGATAGAATAGTTAAGATTGAAGTAGAGGATCGTTCTATTTATAAAATTAACTATCTAGCATCTCATGAGATCCATTTAATCCGAACGGATAGTTATAATTATAATCATGTTTTTAAATATGTGATTAATGATCAGAATCAGGTAGTAAAATATAGATATCAATTAGTTTATGAAGGAAATGGTATAGAAGAAAAGTCTACATTTTTTGATATGAATTATTATTATAATGAGGATAATAACATAGAAACCTCTTTCGATAATAATAAAAATAATCAATTTCTAGAACATAAATTTGATACCGAAATTGACAATCCGTATACAAGAGTAAGAGATGTTATAAGGTTTTTTATGGCAGGAGGCGGAAAGCATATTTTAGTAGAAACAGAATCTAAAAATAGAGTTTCTCAGTGGTATGCTGGAGATTATTATATTTATACAGAAACAGCTTTATCTTTAAATATAAAAATTGAAAAGCAAGAGTATGAACAGCAATTGTATTTTGAAAAAATATAATTGATAAAGAGAGGTAATTATATAAAGGCTCGGTTTTGGAAAATTTACCAAAATCGAGCCTTTGTGTTTTGAAAGTAAAATGTGGTTAGAATACTATGAGATCCTTACCCATTTCTATATACAGTGCTATAGGTAAAAGTGGGTCGTTGGCAGTGAAGATATGATCTTGAATATATTCATATTCTCCCTCTGAAATATTAGCAAACCCAAGTAAAAATACATTACCGACTTCCTCCTCAAAACTTAGGTATTTTTGTATTACCACAAAAGGTAACCAAAAATTATAGTTAATTTAATATCAAGGTTTTTTAGTGCTAAAGGAAGAGGTTTTCACGTTTACTTTTTAGATGAGATTTTGAGAATGTATTCCATCCACCAACAAAAATTTGCAAGTAGCAAAAATTAGTAGTAACTAAGTATATAGAAATAGAAAATTAAAGTGATTTATATTTAAAAACTATTGATTGTTCTATTACTTGATTAAAATTAATAACTCTCAACCTAAAAATATGATTGTTCAAACTACAATTAGTGATATAGAAGCTACACTGTCTTTTTATAAAAAACTTAATTTCGAAGTACTTAATTTGGGCGATAAATATGTGTTTCAATCAAATTCTGTACAATTACAAGCAGAAACCAAAAAGTCTTCTAGAAAAGGAATTGTATTGTACAAAGGAGATATAGGTTTAGATGTTCAGCCATTAATAGAAAGTAGTGTAAATAGCCAAACCGAAACAGAAACAATAATTATGGCACCTTCTGGAGCGTTGGTTTATCTTTTAGAAGGAAATGCACCACTTTTAAATAAAGTAGATGCCACACCATTGGTTGGTACTTTTGTAGGGGTAAGTTTAGAGTCTTTAGATTTAAATAAATCAATGGCTTTTTGGGAACAATTGGGTTTTAAAATGGCTATGGGAGATGCTGCTCAAGGTTGGGTAAGTTTGTCTAATGCTACCGGAGATATTATTAGTGTTATGAGAGCAGGAATGTGTCCTCATCAATTTAGTAATCCATCGCTTACATTTTTTAATGGTAGTAATAACCTAGAAGTAATAGAAAAAGTAAGAGCAAATCAAATCTCAATTAAAGAAGAAATAACAGTATTTAGTAAAGAAGGTATTGTAGATAATATTGTACTGGAAGACCCCGATGGTTTTGGCTTTTTTGTTTTTAATGATTAATATGTATTACTGTTTAGTTAGAAAATAATTTAATAACTCAATAAGCGTAGTTTAAAAGACTACCAATTCTTAAAATGTCATTTTGTTGAAAAATAACCCAAAAGTATAGTGACATTTTTATATTTCTAATATAACCTAGAAACAGACCAATAGTGGTCTAAAACTTTATTTATTATGCAAAAAAAATTAATGGCCGAGTTTCTCGGTACTGCTTGGTTAGTTATTGGAGGCTGTGGTAGTGCAATCTTTGCTGCAGGTATTCCAGAGGTCGGTATTGGCTTTTATGGAGTAGCATTGGCCTTTGGTCTAACAGTATTAACAATGGCCTATGCCATAGGGCATATTTCGGGTTGCCATTTAAACCCAGCAGTTTCTCTTGGTTTATGGGCCGGTGGACGTTTTTCTGGTAAAGAGCTTTTACCATATATTATTTCTCAGGTATTAGGAGCAGTAGTAGGAGCTGGAATCCTCTATGCAATTTTTACAGGTAAAAGTGCAGATATTGGAGGTTTTGCAGCAAATGGATATGGCGAACATTCTCCAGAGGGTTACCCAATGCTATCTGGTTTTATCACAGAATTTGTAATGACATTTATGTTCTTAATTATAATTTTAGGAGCAACACATTCCAAAGCACCAAAATACCTTGCTGGTGTTGCTATTGGTTTAGGACTTACACTAATTCACTTGGTAAGTATTCCAATTACAAACACCTCTGTAAACCCGGCAAGAAGTACTTCTCAAGCATTATTTGTGGGTGGTTGGGCAATACAACAATTATGGTTATTCTGGTTAGCACCAATTTTAGGCGCAATTGCAGCAGGTTTTACATATAAATACTTGTCTCCAGAAGAAGAATAGGACTTAATAAAATAAAAATATACAAGCCTCTTGGTGTTAATTCACTAAGAGGTTTTTTTATGTTAAAAATGTAACCTTTTTCTTATTAATAAATGTTTGCTATATACTTTATATTTCACAAAACATTGTTACTAATTCTCTAGTATACTAAGATACAGAAATTTAAAGAGATAAAATTTAAATTCCTGTTACAATTAACTTCACAATTACACAAATCGTCATCATCATGAGAACTTTAGTTACAATCATTGCATTTTTCACTGTTATATCAGCATTAACTTGGTTCGCAGTAGACCAATCTGATGTAATAGAGCACATAAACGAAAATCCTAGAACACAGTTTCACATCACAAAATAAGTTCATTTTATAAAATGATCAGGAATGACCCCAACAATTTAATTTGTTGGGGTCTTTTTTAATGCCCTTTATATGAAAAATATTTTGATAAAGTAATACAGGTTTAAACAAGATTTATGAAGAGGTAAAAACATTAGAAATTTATCTGAAAACTGATTTTGCGTCTGCACTAAATTTAATTGTTACTCCAAGTGATAATGATGGAGATTAGAAGAGTATATTCCTTCAAATAACATTATGAAAAATAAAGACCTCATCTACAAAATAGATGAGGTCTTTTTTTATTTTCATTACTACTTAATGTCATTCTCGGGTTCAATAAGATAAGGGGATAAAGAGAAGAAAAACCCTAAGTGGTGAAAAATAAATTTCATTTTTCTTAGAAAATAAGCCTTTACAGCGTATTATAATTATAAAATGGGAGCAAAATAGTTAAGGTATTAATATTTATTTACATATTTGAAATGTGTGATATTTATATTTTTTATAAATATTTGAGTACTAGAATGACAGCTAGTATTGATTATTTTTTTGCTACTATTATGAATAAATTTTTAACTATTGTATTAATGCTACTTTGGGCATTAAATTCTCATGCATTATCAATTAGTAACCTCTATGGGTCTGGTATGGTAATGCAACAAAATGCTACGGTTACTCTTTGGGGATGGGGACATCCTGGAGAACAAATTTCTGTAGTAACTTCATGGGGGGAACAAACAACTACAATTGTAGAAGGGACTTCTAACTGGAAAGCTATAATTAAAACTCAAAATGGAGGTTTTAATCCCGAATTAATCACTATTTCAGGGAGTAAATCAAAAATTGTTTTAAGAGATGTATTAATCGGTGAAGTTTGGCTTGCTGCCGGACAAGATAATATAACTGCCACTTTTAAAGATAGCGTTAGTTTAACGAATCCAATTTTTAAGGAAGAAGTATATAAAAAAGGACTTCGTTTTTTTACTGTTGATAAAAAGCCATCAATGTTTTCACACGAAGACATCAAAGGACAATGGAAAGGAACATCGGAAGCTAACCTCTTAGAAACAAGTGTTTTGGCTTACTATTTTGCTTTTCAGGTAAAAGGATTTACGCAAATTCCTGTGGGTGTAGTGATTCAAGATTGGGGGCATGAAGCCATAGATAGTTGGCACACAGAAACAGCAATGGATGAAGAACTTGCCTTGGTTAATAAACTTGAAAATATTAAGAATCAACCATTTACACCTCATCACGAAGATATTGCTCATCATCCGATGATGTATCAATTTAGAAACTATAAAATTGCTGGTATTTTATGGTCGCATGGTAAACACGAAATAAGTAAGAAAAGTGATTATAAGGCTAGTATGCTAAAACTGATTAAAAATATGCGTAATCAGTTTGGCGAAGTACCCTTTTATTATGTTCAGATTGCACCTTATAAATATGGAAATATTACTGCAGGAGCAAAAATACGAGATCAGCAAAGAGAAATATTGAATATAAAAAAGACAGCCATGGTTGTAACAAGCGATATTTCTCACCACAATGATTTTAACCCACAAAATAAGGATGATATCGGCGTAAGGCTTGCAAATATTGCTTTAAAACGTATTTATGATAAAATTAATGATGAGGTTGTAGAGTCTCCTAACATGATGTTTATACAAAGAAAAGGGCGTACACTTTATGTGCATTTTTCTAACAGTAAAGGGCTTCATTTTTCAAAAGGAGATAAAGGATATTTTGAAGTTTGTTCAGCTGATGGTATTTATCATTGTGTTCCAGCATTAATTGATAAAAATATTGTAAAATTAGATCTCAAGGGAATTAAAAAGCCGCAATATGTTCGTTTTGGTTGGAATAGTAAAGCGAGACCATTTTTAGAAAATGAAGTTGGTTTACCTGCATCATGTTTTTCTAATCAAAAAATTATTGAAGGAGATACTTTTTTCTAGATGTTAATAAACGATCAATATTATATACAACTAAAGCCCTAGTAGTAATGATTTTTCTTCATTATTACTAGGGCTTTAATTTGAAAAAAAATAAGGTCATTATAGAATACAATGCTATAATGACCTTTTCAAGCTGATTGATTTAAATGGATTCAAGTGTATTTAGAATATCTTTTACACTCATCCTTACTTTATAGTTTGGATCATAATGTCTTGCAATAATCTTCCCATCTTGTGAAATTATAAAAGTTGCAGGAACAGGAAGAGCTGCCTTTTTAATAGCGTTCGTTTTAGTTAAATCGTTCTCATATTTTTTAAGCATATTTTGGTATCCATCGTTTACATCAAATGTTACCTCGAAGCTGTTCATAATATCCATTTTTTTATCTTCTACCATTTCGAAAGTAAATCCTTTCTTTTCTGCTAGAGCAGTAAAACGTTCTTGATTTTCTGGCGTAACAGCAATAAACGTTGCTCCTTTAGCTTCAATCATACTTAAAGAATCTTGCACGTTAATAAGGTGTTTTACACAATATGGACACCAACTACCTCTAAAGAAATTAACAACAACAGGACCGTTCTTAAGTGCATCATCTAAAGAATATGTTTTGTTGTTCTGATCTTTACCTTTAAAGTTTTTCACAGATTCTCCAACTTCTAAACCAGGTTGAAGTGTGCCGACTGTAACACCGTATTTTTCGTAAATAGCAGTTTCTTGTGCTGAAGTAATTTGAATACTGGCAATTAGGAATAAAATGATTAATAGGTTTTTCATTACGAGTTGATAATTTAAAGTTTGTAATTTAATTTTTGACTGATAGGTCAAATATAGTAAATGGTTTTTATATTCATACTTTTTTTAATGAATTTTTTTATTAACATTGTAAAAACAATAACTAAGACTATTTTAGATACGGAGTATGAAAGTAGAAGGAAACGTAGGAGAATACTTTAGAATAGAAGAATTGAATGCTTCTAACCACTCAATTTTGCAAGAAAAATTTTCTACAGAAAAAACACTATTATGGTTCTTAGACGATACAACTCAATTAATTATTGATAATGTTCCTTATAATTTTAAAAAAAACCAAGTAATTACTTTAACCGAATTCTATAATATTGATGTAGTACACATGGGGACAACCAAGTTGTTTCAATTCAATAGATCATTTTATTGTATTGTGGAACACGATAGTGAGGTAGATTGTAAAGGAATTTTATTCTTTGGAGCAAAACATTTACCTATACTTAACTTGTCTAATGATGATCAAGAGAAGCTAGGTATCTTTTGGAAGTTGATGGAGTCTGAGTTATTAATAGAAAATGACCTACAATTATCTATGCTTGGTACGCTAATGAAACAGATACTTATTATTTGTACCAGACAACTTAAACAACAAGCAGACTACCTTAGCAGCATCAATAAAAAGCAACTTGATATAATTAGAGAGTTTACTTTTTTAGTTGAAATGAATTATTTAGAGAAACATACTGTGGCAGAATATGCAGAAATGCTAAATAGATCGCCCAAAACACTCGCCAATTTATTCTCTAAAAATGATCATAAATCGCCTTTACAGTTTATTCAAGAAAGACGTTTATTAGAAGCAACTAGATATTTACAGTTTACAAATAATACAATTTCTGAGATTTCTGATAGTTTGAATTTTACAGATGTTCAGACTTTTAATAGATTTTTTAAGAGACACTTAAATCAATCTCCAACAGAATTTAGAGCATTTTCTTTAAAAGAAAAAGAGGCTGAAAATAAGTAATTTGAAGACCTTAATTACTCTTCGTTGAGTGGTAACTAGTTAACAAAAATGACCATATTTTTTTAATTGACTATTAATTAGTTAAGTATTTTTTTTGGTAAAAAACTGCCCCTATATTCTCTAATCAAAGGTTTACAAAAATACTACACCAAATCAAATTATATTAACATAAAATTTGAGAAAATATGACTACATTTATATACAATTTCAGATGAATTAAAAAGTGGAATTTTTCATTTAACGGTGGAGAATTTTTTGAACTCGTTAGTTTTATTGTCTACTTCTTTTATAAAGAGTAAGGCTTTAAAGTTGACGAGTTTTTGAATGTAATAGCCTTTGCCCTTCCTTATTTTATTACTTCTTAAGTGTTCTATTTTTGATATATTAATGTTTGTAGATTTTTTATTTATGTTTAATGTTAAATAAAAATTAATCTTGTTGTTTTAATATGTTGTATATCATTAATGTAGTAATAATGCATTGTTACCATATTTTAGTCTTTAAATTTATTTGTTTTGATATTGAACTAAATTTGACTTTTTAAAAGTTGAACCAAATTAATATTTATGAGCAAATTATGTTTAATTTCTTACTTACTGCTATATTCAATTACCACGTTTGGACAATCAGAAAGCCAAAATAATTTATCAGATACAACCTCCATTTACCCCTATACTTTCCCTATTTGGGGGCAAGAAATTCAGAATAAAGGAATTGATTTTCCTTTACCAGCAGGTATATCTGTCCATTACGTTTATAATGAAATGTATTTAGGTATTTCAGAATTTGGAATGGCTTTAAACGGGCAAGATTTATCTTCTATTTTAAACGAAAAAACTTTAGGTTTTCAGAGTACTAGAGCCACTACAAACGGTATTAATTTAAGAGGAGATTTGTTTACTCTTCCATTTTTGAATGTATACGGGTTATTCTCTTATGTTGAAGGTGGAACAGAGGTGGGATTACAACCAGATTTTGGCAATGGAAAGTTTCCTTATTTTAGTTCGAGTGTAATTTTTGAGGCAATATCTTTTGGCGTTGGAGCAACCTTTAATTATGGGTACAAAGATTATTTTGTATCTGTTGATGCCAATTATTCAGGCACTAAATCTGATCTAATAAAAGACAATGTTGGCATAATGGTCAACTCTATTAGATTTGGTAAAAAGTTTAATTTAAAGCACGACCGTTTTGTTACTTTTTATGTAGGGGCAATGTATAGAAACTTTACAAACTCAGGAGGTAGTTATGGCTCTATTGTTTTAAAAGATGCCATGCCGGGTTTAGAAGGAGCGTACCAGCAATGGTACGATAATCTATCTACAGGTCAGAGAATAGTTATAGATGCTGGTGTTAAAGCTATAAATGAGATAGCTGGTACAGAAATAGGAGATGGGGGTATAATGAATAGCCAAGTGGATTATCATATCAAAAAAGATTTACTTAAAAAATGGACTTTCCAGTTTGGAGGACAATTTCAGCTTAGTAAGAGAATTTGGATTAGAGGTGAATATGGAGTTTCTGATTATAGTAAATTTATCTTGACGGGTATTAATTATAGATTTGGTGTCTAATACCAATTATAAAAGAACACCCCAATTCATTTACATGAATTGGGGTGTTTTCTTAACTTTCTAAGAAGTTGATTACTTTTTCAACTACAGCATCGGTTCTTAAAATTCTGAAGTGTCCTGTGTTTTCAATTTTTTCGAGTACACAAGCTGTTCCCCATGCCTTCTGAACATCTATTGATTGCTGGATAGCGATTATTTTGTCATTAACGTCGTGGAGAATATAAGCCTTTTCTACGTTTACTTTCGTGACAAAATCAGATACATTTTGATCGTTTACTTTTACGTTAAACTCACTTTCTAGCTTATTTACTAACTTATTTTTTACTCTATTATTTAACCCTACCATCTGAGCAACATCATTTAAACGTTGTTCAAACCTATCAGGGGTAGTGATCATCACGTATTTATCAACCTTAATATCTTTATTGTTAGATAAACAGTGCGTTGTGCCAACACTACCAAAAGAATGGCTAATTATATTTTTAATAGCATGTTCTTTTAAAAAGAGCTTTACTAAGGCACTAAATTCGAACATGGTTGTTTTTCCTTTGCTACTAAATCCATGAGAGGGAGCATCGAATGCATAAACTGTATAATCGTTATCCACAAGGCTTTCAATAATTTCAGCAAAATTACCTGCTTGTCCTTCCCAACCGTGTACTAATAAAATTTTCTTTGGTCCGTTACCCCATTTATAGGTCTGAACATCAAAAGAATTAAAAGAGATAAAGTCTTTTTCTGCCTTATCTAATATTTCTATTTCGTGAGGTCTAAGTTTAAATACAGTAGGTTGCACTATTTTATTGTAAGCCATTTTTACAACAAGACTTGGCATAGTGGCGGATAGTATCTTTATGAAAGGTTTCATTTATAACATTTTAAGTTCGAGAACACAAAGATACAATTATAAAATTAATTAAGAATAAACATTCATTCATTATACAAAAAAGAGACCTAGAATATTCTAAGTCTCTTTTTAATGTACTATTAAATAAACAACATTAATTATAGTTCGGGTTATTGTAATGAGTTAAACTATTGAAA is a genomic window of Flammeovirga pectinis containing:
- the aqpZ gene encoding aquaporin Z; its protein translation is MQKKLMAEFLGTAWLVIGGCGSAIFAAGIPEVGIGFYGVALAFGLTVLTMAYAIGHISGCHLNPAVSLGLWAGGRFSGKELLPYIISQVLGAVVGAGILYAIFTGKSADIGGFAANGYGEHSPEGYPMLSGFITEFVMTFMFLIIILGATHSKAPKYLAGVAIGLGLTLIHLVSIPITNTSVNPARSTSQALFVGGWAIQQLWLFWLAPILGAIAAGFTYKYLSPEEE
- a CDS encoding alpha/beta fold hydrolase — protein: MKPFIKILSATMPSLVVKMAYNKIVQPTVFKLRPHEIEILDKAEKDFISFNSFDVQTYKWGNGPKKILLVHGWEGQAGNFAEIIESLVDNDYTVYAFDAPSHGFSSKGKTTMFEFSALVKLFLKEHAIKNIISHSFGSVGTTHCLSNNKDIKVDKYVMITTPDRFEQRLNDVAQMVGLNNRVKNKLVNKLESEFNVKVNDQNVSDFVTKVNVEKAYILHDVNDKIIAIQQSIDVQKAWGTACVLEKIENTGHFRILRTDAVVEKVINFLES
- a CDS encoding sialate O-acetylesterase, whose amino-acid sequence is MNKFLTIVLMLLWALNSHALSISNLYGSGMVMQQNATVTLWGWGHPGEQISVVTSWGEQTTTIVEGTSNWKAIIKTQNGGFNPELITISGSKSKIVLRDVLIGEVWLAAGQDNITATFKDSVSLTNPIFKEEVYKKGLRFFTVDKKPSMFSHEDIKGQWKGTSEANLLETSVLAYYFAFQVKGFTQIPVGVVIQDWGHEAIDSWHTETAMDEELALVNKLENIKNQPFTPHHEDIAHHPMMYQFRNYKIAGILWSHGKHEISKKSDYKASMLKLIKNMRNQFGEVPFYYVQIAPYKYGNITAGAKIRDQQREILNIKKTAMVVTSDISHHNDFNPQNKDDIGVRLANIALKRIYDKINDEVVESPNMMFIQRKGRTLYVHFSNSKGLHFSKGDKGYFEVCSADGIYHCVPALIDKNIVKLDLKGIKKPQYVRFGWNSKARPFLENEVGLPASCFSNQKIIEGDTFF
- a CDS encoding helix-turn-helix domain-containing protein gives rise to the protein MKVEGNVGEYFRIEELNASNHSILQEKFSTEKTLLWFLDDTTQLIIDNVPYNFKKNQVITLTEFYNIDVVHMGTTKLFQFNRSFYCIVEHDSEVDCKGILFFGAKHLPILNLSNDDQEKLGIFWKLMESELLIENDLQLSMLGTLMKQILIICTRQLKQQADYLSSINKKQLDIIREFTFLVEMNYLEKHTVAEYAEMLNRSPKTLANLFSKNDHKSPLQFIQERRLLEATRYLQFTNNTISEISDSLNFTDVQTFNRFFKRHLNQSPTEFRAFSLKEKEAENK
- a CDS encoding peroxiredoxin family protein, whose amino-acid sequence is MKNLLIILFLIASIQITSAQETAIYEKYGVTVGTLQPGLEVGESVKNFKGKDQNNKTYSLDDALKNGPVVVNFFRGSWCPYCVKHLINVQDSLSMIEAKGATFIAVTPENQERFTALAEKKGFTFEMVEDKKMDIMNSFEVTFDVNDGYQNMLKKYENDLTKTNAIKKAALPVPATFIISQDGKIIARHYDPNYKVRMSVKDILNTLESI